A single genomic interval of Polaribacter vadi harbors:
- the yiaA gene encoding inner membrane protein YiaA: protein MNYQKTVSSNEETKKQKKSKKSTNEIDQKPTAAYIGATWGIVIIGLLSYCIGLWNASMELNEKGYYFAILLMGIYAVISLQKAVRDKAENLKVSDMYYGISWVVAIASILLLIIGLRNADLALSEKGFYGISFLLSLFGAITVQKNTRDIDFINTKNEEE, encoded by the coding sequence ATGAATTATCAAAAAACGGTTTCATCTAATGAAGAAACTAAAAAACAGAAAAAAAGTAAAAAGTCTACAAATGAAATAGATCAAAAACCAACAGCAGCTTATATTGGTGCAACTTGGGGAATTGTTATTATCGGTTTACTATCTTATTGTATTGGTTTGTGGAATGCAAGTATGGAGTTGAATGAAAAAGGCTATTATTTTGCCATTCTTTTAATGGGAATTTATGCTGTGATTTCGCTTCAAAAAGCAGTGAGAGACAAAGCTGAAAACCTAAAAGTAAGTGATATGTATTATGGAATAAGTTGGGTGGTCGCAATTGCTTCGATACTTTTATTAATTATCGGTTTAAGAAATGCAGATTTAGCTTTGAGTGAAAAAGGTTTCTATGGAATTTCCTTTTTATTGAGTCTTTTTGGCGCAATTACCGTTCAAAAAAACACAAGAGATATTGATTTTATCAACACTAAAAATGAAGAAGAATAG
- a CDS encoding YqaE/Pmp3 family membrane protein: MSILTIILSVLLPPLAVFLKHGLGTQFLLSILLTILGWLPGVVHALYVNSK, from the coding sequence ATGTCAATATTAACAATAATTTTAAGTGTATTATTACCTCCTTTAGCAGTGTTTTTAAAACATGGTTTAGGAACACAATTTCTATTAAGTATTCTATTAACCATTTTAGGTTGGTTGCCAGGAGTTGTACATGCACTTTATGTAAATAGCAAATAA
- a CDS encoding EamA family transporter, translating to MKNSKFLIAISFFAIYVVWGSTYLFNKIAVTELSPFFLASIRFSVAGILMIFLAFILKQPLKITKKQFFNSMIASFFFLIYGNGVFVWALRYVDSGFGALMASTQPLFVLFLLRLIDRKPFQKKSIIGVILGMFGMYLLVSQKELITSEGTLLGVFMILTCVLSWSYGSVFVSKADLPKSFMVTTGYQMLVAGFVLFLASLSFNEVWLSPLYWSTNVQISMILLIVFGGIVAFTAFNYLLKNVSTEKVSTSAYVNPVIALFMGWYFLEETLTTQSIVASCILLTGVYFITSRKRK from the coding sequence ATGAAAAATTCCAAATTTCTTATTGCTATCTCATTTTTTGCAATTTATGTAGTTTGGGGTTCTACCTATTTATTTAATAAAATTGCAGTTACAGAATTATCGCCTTTTTTTTTAGCTTCTATTCGTTTTTCTGTTGCAGGTATTTTAATGATTTTTTTAGCGTTTATTTTAAAACAACCTTTAAAAATTACTAAAAAGCAATTTTTTAATTCCATGATTGCTTCTTTTTTCTTTTTAATCTACGGAAATGGCGTTTTTGTTTGGGCTTTACGTTATGTAGATAGTGGTTTTGGAGCTTTAATGGCATCCACTCAACCACTTTTTGTGCTCTTTTTATTACGATTAATTGATAGAAAACCATTTCAGAAAAAATCTATTATTGGAGTAATTTTAGGAATGTTTGGCATGTATTTATTGGTTAGTCAAAAAGAATTGATAACTTCTGAAGGAACTTTATTAGGGGTTTTTATGATACTTACGTGTGTGTTAAGTTGGAGTTATGGAAGTGTATTTGTATCGAAAGCAGATTTACCAAAAAGTTTTATGGTTACAACAGGTTATCAAATGTTGGTGGCTGGTTTTGTGCTGTTTTTAGCAAGTTTAAGTTTTAATGAAGTTTGGCTATCACCTTTATATTGGAGTACAAATGTTCAGATTTCTATGATTTTATTAATTGTTTTTGGAGGTATTGTTGCCTTTACTGCTTTTAATTATCTACTAAAAAATGTGTCTACAGAAAAAGTGTCAACATCTGCTTATGTAAATCCTGTAATTGCTTTATTTATGGGTTGGTATTTTTTAGAGGAAACGTTAACAACACAATCAATTGTAGCTTCATGTATTTTATTAACGGGCGTTTATTTTATCACTTCAAGAAAAAGAAAATAA
- the hpf gene encoding ribosome hibernation-promoting factor, HPF/YfiA family: MNINFEYHNVEASERLEAYAKEKLEKLYDKFQMIVRADVFFKTENTSSDETGMICNIRVSVPGPRLFAEASHDNFISSINESVKELDRQLTKKKEKLATY, encoded by the coding sequence ATGAATATTAATTTCGAGTACCATAATGTAGAAGCTAGTGAAAGGTTAGAAGCATACGCAAAAGAAAAGTTAGAAAAACTGTACGATAAATTTCAGATGATAGTAAGAGCAGATGTTTTTTTTAAAACAGAAAACACCTCTTCTGATGAAACAGGAATGATTTGTAATATTAGAGTAAGTGTACCTGGACCAAGATTGTTTGCAGAAGCAAGTCACGATAATTTTATAAGTTCTATTAATGAATCTGTAAAAGAATTGGACAGACAATTGACAAAGAAAAAAGAAAAATTAGCTACCTATTAA
- a CDS encoding alkene reductase has protein sequence MKKEFLLQNFNNIDDLPLKNRVVMAPMTRSRADNKGNVPTNDLQGLYYEQRASAGLIITEGSQVSKEAVGYINTPGIYSKEQVEGWKKVTKRVHDKGGKIFIQLWHVGRISHPDFHNGELPLAPSAINANETVYTPEGEKETVTPKEMTKEDIKRTISDFKNAAQNAVDAGFDGVEIHSSNGYLFHQFFNKTSNKRTDEYGGSIENRARFFFEVLDAVKEVLHEQKIGARFNPSLNGIFGMEMDEETIPTFEYIIKKLNDYNLAYIHLSEPFNDVSDVKFAVQNIAEHFRPLYHGTLMINAGFDEASGNKVIEEGNADLVAFGKLYISNPDLVERFERNQELADWNQETFYTPGPKGYTDYPKLEVNKLENS, from the coding sequence ATGAAGAAAGAATTTTTATTACAAAATTTTAATAATATTGATGATTTGCCTTTAAAAAATAGAGTTGTCATGGCTCCAATGACTAGAAGTAGAGCAGATAATAAAGGTAATGTGCCAACAAACGATTTACAAGGTTTATATTATGAACAAAGAGCTTCTGCAGGTTTAATTATTACAGAAGGATCTCAAGTATCTAAAGAAGCTGTCGGTTACATAAACACTCCTGGTATTTACAGTAAAGAACAAGTAGAAGGTTGGAAAAAAGTAACAAAAAGAGTACATGATAAAGGTGGGAAAATATTTATTCAGCTTTGGCACGTTGGACGAATTTCGCATCCCGATTTTCATAATGGAGAATTACCTTTAGCACCTTCTGCTATAAATGCCAATGAAACTGTGTATACTCCAGAAGGAGAAAAAGAAACAGTTACACCAAAAGAAATGACAAAAGAAGATATTAAAAGAACAATATCTGATTTTAAAAATGCTGCACAAAATGCTGTTGATGCTGGTTTTGATGGTGTAGAGATTCATTCTTCAAATGGATATTTGTTTCATCAGTTTTTTAACAAAACATCCAACAAAAGAACAGATGAATATGGAGGAAGTATTGAAAATAGAGCGCGTTTCTTTTTTGAAGTTTTAGATGCTGTAAAAGAAGTTTTACACGAACAAAAAATTGGAGCAAGATTCAATCCGTCTTTAAATGGAATTTTTGGAATGGAAATGGATGAAGAGACGATTCCTACTTTCGAATATATTATTAAAAAATTAAATGATTATAACTTAGCATACATTCACTTATCTGAACCTTTTAATGATGTTTCTGATGTTAAGTTTGCTGTACAAAATATTGCAGAACATTTTAGACCTTTATATCATGGAACTTTAATGATTAATGCAGGTTTTGATGAAGCTTCTGGAAACAAAGTGATTGAAGAAGGAAACGCAGATTTAGTTGCCTTTGGTAAATTGTATATTTCAAATCCTGATTTGGTAGAACGTTTTGAAAGAAACCAAGAATTAGCAGATTGGAATCAAGAAACTTTTTACACACCTGGACCTAAAGGATATACAGATTATCCGAAATTAGAAGTAAATAAATTAGAAAACTCATAA
- a CDS encoding peroxiredoxin-like family protein, with the protein MIKPRNKAPELTIDLVNGTQWSLQEQKPENFTLIIFYRGKHCPVCKKQLEELQTKIPDFKKRGVNIVAISANTEELAKETYKDWAIDDVPVGYNFSIDEARKWGLFISEGISDKEPKQFTEPGLFLIDTKGKIYWESIQSMPFGRPEFKDVLNGIDYILKEDYPARGEA; encoded by the coding sequence ATGATAAAACCTAGAAATAAAGCACCAGAATTAACAATTGATTTGGTAAATGGTACACAATGGAGTTTACAAGAACAAAAGCCAGAAAATTTCACATTAATAATTTTTTATAGAGGCAAACATTGCCCAGTTTGTAAAAAACAATTGGAAGAATTACAAACAAAAATACCAGACTTTAAAAAAAGAGGTGTTAATATAGTTGCAATTAGTGCAAATACAGAAGAACTTGCAAAAGAAACTTACAAAGATTGGGCAATAGATGATGTTCCTGTAGGTTATAATTTTTCAATTGATGAAGCTCGTAAGTGGGGTTTATTCATTTCTGAAGGTATTAGTGATAAAGAACCAAAACAATTTACAGAACCAGGTTTATTTTTGATTGATACAAAAGGAAAAATTTATTGGGAATCTATACAATCTATGCCTTTTGGAAGACCTGAATTTAAAGACGTTTTAAATGGAATAGATTATATATTAAAAGAAGACTATCCTGCAAGAGGAGAAGCTTAA
- a CDS encoding YihY/virulence factor BrkB family protein codes for MTHKFKLKDLPKLFVKTANNWFDSNPFELSAVVAYYAILSLPALIVIILNLVGNVWGREIVQGELLDEISAAVGVQTAESIRVMMLDRGDESVSIFTTIIGFITLIYGSTGVFYQLQSAFDKIWKVKENENTNGFVKMLLSRLKSFGFILIIGFLLLISFIFTSIISAFSSRIEKFMPEILFDYVYLIDFTISIFFIYVLFATMFKYLPTKSIRWRAVRIGAALTAILFVIGKYLMAWYFSEMDPGSTYGAAGSIILIMLWVSYSSLILFFGAHFTKVYSDMYLIEYEEIK; via the coding sequence TTGACACATAAATTTAAACTTAAAGATTTACCAAAACTATTTGTAAAAACCGCAAATAATTGGTTTGATAGCAATCCTTTTGAATTAAGTGCAGTGGTTGCTTATTATGCAATATTATCTTTGCCTGCTTTAATCGTTATCATCTTAAATCTTGTTGGTAATGTTTGGGGTAGAGAAATTGTGCAAGGAGAATTGTTAGACGAAATTTCTGCAGCAGTTGGTGTGCAAACAGCAGAATCCATAAGAGTTATGATGTTGGATAGAGGAGATGAATCAGTCTCAATATTTACAACTATTATTGGTTTTATAACCTTAATTTATGGTTCAACAGGAGTTTTTTATCAACTTCAATCTGCTTTCGATAAAATTTGGAAAGTAAAAGAGAATGAAAATACTAATGGATTTGTTAAAATGCTTTTAAGTAGATTAAAAAGTTTTGGATTTATTTTAATTATAGGTTTTTTACTTTTAATCAGTTTTATTTTCACTTCAATTATTAGTGCTTTTAGCAGCAGAATTGAAAAATTTATGCCAGAAATTTTGTTTGATTATGTATATCTTATCGATTTTACAATTTCCATTTTCTTTATATACGTGCTTTTTGCAACAATGTTTAAATATTTACCAACAAAAAGCATTCGTTGGCGAGCAGTAAGAATTGGTGCAGCTTTAACAGCAATTTTATTTGTAATTGGTAAGTATTTAATGGCTTGGTATTTTAGCGAAATGGATCCAGGTTCTACGTATGGAGCAGCAGGTTCTATCATTTTAATTATGCTTTGGGTTTCTTATTCTAGTTTAATTTTATTTTTTGGAGCGCATTTTACCAAAGTATATTCAGATATGTATCTTATTGAATATGAAGAGATAAAATAA
- a CDS encoding transglutaminase family protein produces MIFSIIHTTSYKYDNNVTYCHNLAILKPKDFIGQKLLSYELEITPKPSFLNENIDFFGNTVTHFSIDKQHKELIVTAKSNVERSFEIQEKNEHLKGDKNITLEKAIEKLSSFSSEIIDAKQFLLDSPFINKISSSIKEYAEVSFKKERSVFEASKELMKRIFTDFKFDATFSTIATPIEEVMKEKKGVCQDFAQVAIACVRSMGLPARYVSGYIETLPPPGKEKLVGTDASHAWFSVFIPGFGWVDFDPTNNQIPKNQHITVAFGRDYYDVPPLKGVIYGSGNSIMKVSVDIRPAKD; encoded by the coding sequence ATGATTTTTTCAATTATACACACAACAAGCTATAAATATGATAATAATGTAACTTATTGTCACAATTTAGCCATCTTAAAACCTAAAGATTTTATTGGGCAAAAGTTATTGAGTTATGAGTTAGAAATTACTCCAAAACCTAGTTTTTTAAATGAAAATATAGATTTTTTCGGGAATACAGTAACTCATTTCTCTATTGATAAACAACACAAAGAATTAATTGTAACTGCAAAAAGTAACGTAGAGCGTTCTTTTGAAATTCAAGAAAAAAATGAACATTTAAAAGGTGATAAAAACATCACTTTAGAAAAAGCTATTGAAAAATTAAGTTCTTTTTCTTCAGAAATTATAGATGCTAAACAGTTTTTATTAGACTCACCTTTCATCAATAAAATATCGAGTTCAATTAAAGAATATGCAGAGGTTTCCTTCAAAAAAGAGCGTTCTGTTTTTGAAGCCTCTAAAGAATTAATGAAACGTATTTTTACGGATTTTAAATTTGATGCCACTTTTAGCACGATTGCAACTCCTATTGAAGAAGTTATGAAAGAAAAAAAGGGCGTTTGTCAAGATTTTGCTCAAGTTGCAATTGCTTGTGTACGTTCCATGGGTTTGCCTGCAAGATATGTTAGTGGCTATATAGAAACATTACCTCCTCCAGGAAAAGAAAAACTAGTGGGTACAGATGCTTCCCATGCTTGGTTTTCTGTATTTATTCCAGGTTTTGGTTGGGTAGATTTTGATCCTACAAACAATCAAATTCCAAAAAACCAACATATTACAGTTGCTTTTGGTAGAGACTATTATGATGTACCTCCTTTAAAAGGAGTTATTTATGGTTCTGGAAATAGTATTATGAAAGTTTCAGTAGATATTAGACCTGCTAAAGACTAA
- a CDS encoding circularly permuted type 2 ATP-grasp protein, translated as MIKKPVTSFFKDYFKDFENYDEVLKSDMKINPTWEKLLSNFSKLGIKEITKRQENLDWLLAENGVTYNVYNDPKGLNRPWSLNIIPFVIDNKEWKTLEKGLQQRAHVLDLVLKDIYGKRELIKNGVIPHEIIFSHRGFLRPCDQIQYKTAQQLLMHSADLARGPDGRMWVVNDRTEAPSGIGYALENRFSTREVVPDFFNEINVKQPFGFFQDFNQLLINAAVSNKENPTIVILTPGPHNETYFEHAYLSSFLGYQLVKGSDLVVRDQKVWIKTLKGLIQVDVIYRRVDDAFVDPLELKGDSFLGVAGLLEVVRQQNVAIMNPIGSGVLENPGLIPFMNSICKYFLKEDLLLPQIASWWCGQEKERKHVLENIKDLVVKPIDITNRENIYFCEFLNDAEIADLKKQILAKPYRFVAQEKISFSTAPNLTKEHLEPRKVVCRTFAIAKENTYSIMPGGLVRVAAERKDMRVSNQKGGTSKDFWVTNNNKKNNKKLQRYHWHHSTSNNLTGIENLPSNTAENLFWSGRYLARTLITARYIRMVLNQMSNSEFNKRDSDSESLHILYKSITHLTSIFPGFTGKNEEKALEDPLKEIAIVLFDKTKVGSLAHALSSFNNSYYSLRNLWSKDMWRVYDTLQKIWHDFDEEDHQNEKKIIKLLDTVITKLIAFIGLIEESILVDQGLLLYFIGLQMELATMCIDKSRALLAINYEEDVEYEILESLLNSHESLNIYRYSFKSYLNVENVVNLILLDKSYSRSLKYQLNRIKRDIFKLPKRNEDTALTSLQKAITEACNLINDAKATDLIKVDKNEVTRKNLENLLASLSDKIHDTSMSLTDMYFNHSDEQKQLVDQNYTL; from the coding sequence TTGATAAAAAAGCCAGTTACATCTTTCTTTAAAGATTATTTTAAAGATTTTGAAAACTATGATGAAGTTTTAAAGTCTGATATGAAGATAAACCCTACTTGGGAGAAATTATTATCGAATTTTTCTAAACTAGGTATTAAAGAGATTACAAAAAGACAAGAAAATTTAGATTGGTTATTAGCAGAAAATGGTGTAACCTATAATGTTTATAACGACCCTAAAGGTTTAAACAGACCTTGGAGTTTAAATATAATTCCCTTTGTAATTGATAACAAAGAATGGAAAACATTAGAAAAAGGGTTGCAACAACGTGCACATGTTTTAGATTTAGTTTTAAAAGATATTTACGGAAAAAGAGAATTGATTAAAAATGGGGTTATTCCTCATGAGATAATCTTTTCTCATCGTGGTTTTTTAAGACCTTGTGATCAAATACAATATAAAACAGCTCAACAGCTATTAATGCATTCTGCAGACTTAGCTAGAGGTCCAGATGGACGAATGTGGGTTGTAAACGATAGAACTGAAGCACCTTCTGGAATTGGTTATGCTCTTGAAAACAGGTTTTCTACAAGAGAAGTTGTACCCGATTTTTTTAACGAAATTAATGTAAAACAACCTTTTGGATTTTTTCAAGATTTTAACCAACTCTTAATTAATGCTGCAGTAAGCAACAAAGAAAATCCAACCATTGTAATTTTAACTCCTGGACCACACAATGAAACGTATTTTGAACATGCGTACTTGTCTTCATTTTTAGGATATCAGTTAGTAAAAGGAAGTGATTTGGTTGTAAGAGACCAAAAAGTTTGGATTAAAACTTTAAAAGGATTAATTCAAGTTGATGTAATTTACAGACGTGTTGACGATGCTTTTGTAGATCCCTTAGAATTGAAAGGAGATTCTTTTTTAGGAGTCGCTGGCTTGTTAGAAGTTGTTAGACAGCAAAATGTAGCCATTATGAATCCTATAGGAAGTGGCGTTTTAGAAAACCCAGGTTTAATTCCTTTTATGAATTCTATTTGTAAATACTTTTTAAAAGAAGATTTACTGTTACCACAAATTGCTTCTTGGTGGTGTGGACAAGAAAAAGAGCGAAAACACGTACTAGAAAATATTAAAGACCTTGTTGTAAAACCTATTGATATTACCAACAGAGAAAATATTTATTTCTGTGAATTTTTAAATGATGCTGAAATAGCAGATTTAAAAAAACAAATTTTAGCAAAACCATATCGTTTTGTGGCACAAGAAAAAATATCTTTTTCAACAGCACCAAATCTTACGAAAGAACATTTAGAACCTAGAAAAGTTGTTTGTAGAACTTTTGCAATTGCTAAAGAGAACACGTATAGCATTATGCCTGGAGGTTTGGTTAGAGTTGCTGCAGAAAGAAAAGACATGAGAGTTTCCAACCAAAAAGGAGGCACAAGTAAAGATTTTTGGGTTACAAATAACAATAAGAAAAACAACAAAAAACTTCAAAGATATCATTGGCATCACTCAACATCTAACAACTTAACAGGTATTGAAAACCTACCAAGCAACACAGCCGAAAATTTATTTTGGTCTGGTAGATATTTGGCAAGAACTTTAATTACTGCAAGGTATATAAGAATGGTTTTAAACCAAATGAGCAATTCTGAATTTAATAAACGAGATTCAGATTCTGAAAGTTTACATATTTTATACAAATCAATAACACATTTAACATCTATTTTTCCTGGATTTACAGGTAAGAACGAAGAGAAAGCACTAGAAGATCCTTTAAAAGAAATTGCTATTGTACTTTTTGATAAAACTAAAGTTGGTAGTTTAGCACATGCACTTTCTTCTTTTAACAATTCTTATTACTCTTTAAGGAATTTATGGTCTAAAGATATGTGGCGTGTTTATGATACGTTGCAAAAAATTTGGCATGATTTTGATGAAGAAGATCATCAAAATGAGAAAAAAATCATAAAATTACTAGACACTGTTATTACAAAACTAATTGCTTTTATTGGCTTAATTGAAGAAAGTATTTTAGTAGATCAAGGATTATTACTCTATTTTATTGGCTTACAGATGGAATTAGCAACGATGTGTATTGATAAATCTAGAGCACTTTTAGCAATCAATTATGAGGAAGATGTAGAATATGAAATTTTAGAATCGCTATTAAACAGCCACGAAAGTTTAAACATTTACAGATATAGTTTTAAATCTTACTTGAATGTAGAAAATGTAGTGAATCTTATTTTATTAGATAAATCGTATTCAAGATCTTTAAAATATCAACTAAACAGAATTAAAAGAGATATTTTTAAATTGCCAAAAAGAAACGAAGATACTGCATTAACTTCTTTACAAAAAGCAATTACAGAGGCTTGTAATTTAATTAATGATGCAAAAGCAACTGATTTAATTAAGGTTGATAAAAATGAAGTTACTAGAAAAAATTTGGAGAATTTATTGGCTTCTTTAAGTGATAAAATCCATGATACTTCTATGTCTTTAACGGATATGTATTTTAATCATTCTGATGAACAAAAACAGTTAGTTGACCAAAATTATACACTTTAA